A stretch of the Pseudomonas cavernicola genome encodes the following:
- a CDS encoding FAD-dependent oxidoreductase — MSTPTIAIIGSGPSGCYIAQALRREWQDAEITLIERLPVPYGLVRYGVAPDHPGTKAVTRQFERMFEREKIQFLGNVHIGSELPLADLRAAYDIVVVATGLYGDRKLGVPGDALNHIYGAGQITRFLNDHPDEEEFLPSFGTRPIIVGNGNVAVDVLRLLVKKGEEFHGSDLSHEALTHLVSSPIEHIDVVGRSPAALAKFDTVMIKELAKLANVRFEFNDELDLESIDDPLAKAKVDALLALAKSGSESDSSKRSVTFHFGWASVRVAGVDHVAGLVLKDTQNPDRQQSIPATCIITAIGFEERPELDLCRTDLSRPGSDLANGFLDDGLYCTGWFRRGPTGTIPDNRADAKHVADNIVQAVKAGSLALGKPGYSAIAEAIKSPTVCYEDWKRIDTAELKNAPDDRARRKFRNKVAMLGAAQSHQAGENNK, encoded by the coding sequence ATGAGCACTCCAACCATTGCGATAATCGGGTCGGGCCCATCTGGCTGCTACATAGCTCAAGCACTTCGACGCGAATGGCAGGACGCAGAGATCACGCTGATTGAACGACTGCCAGTTCCATACGGCTTAGTCCGGTACGGTGTTGCGCCTGACCACCCAGGCACGAAGGCAGTTACTCGGCAATTCGAAAGGATGTTTGAACGCGAAAAAATCCAGTTCCTGGGCAACGTTCATATCGGCTCCGAACTACCGCTCGCAGATCTTCGAGCTGCATACGACATCGTGGTGGTTGCAACGGGCCTGTATGGAGATCGGAAACTAGGCGTTCCGGGTGATGCGTTGAATCACATCTACGGTGCGGGGCAAATAACTCGATTCCTGAACGATCACCCAGACGAAGAAGAGTTTTTGCCAAGCTTTGGTACTCGTCCAATTATCGTGGGCAACGGCAACGTTGCCGTCGATGTGCTGCGATTGCTGGTCAAAAAGGGCGAGGAGTTTCATGGCTCGGACTTGTCCCACGAAGCACTGACACATCTCGTAAGCAGCCCAATAGAACACATCGATGTCGTAGGTAGATCTCCAGCCGCGCTCGCAAAATTCGACACGGTGATGATCAAAGAGCTCGCCAAACTTGCCAATGTCCGATTCGAGTTTAACGACGAGCTCGATCTCGAATCGATTGATGATCCACTTGCCAAGGCCAAGGTAGATGCGCTGCTCGCGCTTGCTAAATCGGGCAGCGAATCTGATTCGAGCAAAAGATCAGTCACGTTCCATTTTGGCTGGGCGTCTGTTCGCGTGGCCGGTGTCGACCATGTTGCAGGCCTGGTGCTTAAAGACACGCAAAACCCTGACCGCCAGCAAAGCATTCCCGCGACTTGCATTATCACTGCGATTGGATTCGAAGAGCGTCCAGAACTCGATCTCTGCCGCACTGATTTGTCACGCCCGGGCTCCGATTTAGCAAACGGATTTCTGGATGACGGACTGTATTGCACGGGCTGGTTCCGCCGGGGGCCCACCGGCACGATCCCGGACAATCGAGCGGATGCCAAACACGTAGCCGACAACATCGTCCAGGCAGTGAAGGCAGGCTCCCTAGCTCTTGGGAAACCAGGTTACTCAGCGATCGCAGAGGCAATCAAAAGCCCGACTGTTTGCTATGAAGACTGGAAGCGCATCGATACGGCTGAACTCAAAAATGCCCCTGATGACCGCGCGCGCCGAAAATTTCGCAACAAAGTTGCCATGTTGGGCGCAGCCCAGTCCCATCAAGCAGGAGAAAACAACAAATGA
- a CDS encoding flavodoxin domain-containing protein, with translation MNIHVLYGTETGNAEMVADDIVDALSGDVSIESTDMSKFSASDLSPDVFYFIVCSTYGDGELPHSAQPFFEALNSEQPNLSGLKFAVFGLGDSFYETFNRGSEIIAQTLTQLGAEQVGERGMHDASAGQLPGDIAMPWAKAVLSGL, from the coding sequence ATGAACATTCATGTCCTCTACGGCACAGAAACTGGCAATGCTGAAATGGTCGCCGACGATATCGTCGATGCGCTCAGCGGAGACGTGAGCATCGAAAGCACCGACATGTCTAAATTCTCAGCCTCCGATCTGTCGCCTGACGTGTTCTATTTCATCGTGTGCTCGACCTATGGTGACGGCGAACTCCCGCACTCAGCTCAGCCTTTCTTCGAAGCGCTAAACAGTGAGCAGCCCAACCTGTCCGGGCTCAAGTTCGCAGTATTCGGCCTGGGCGACAGCTTCTACGAAACCTTCAATCGGGGTAGCGAGATCATTGCACAGACACTGACTCAGCTGGGAGCCGAGCAGGTAGGAGAACGAGGGATGCATGACGCCAGTGCAGGACAGCTTCCAGGTGACATTGCAATGCCATGGGCTAAAGCAGTTCTATCAGGGCTGTGA
- a CDS encoding type 1 glutamine amidotransferase: MSQQPFRICILENGRTPDDLIDEFGSYPKMIDKWLSPFLPEATFTYISPVRGEKLPAPGDFDGFILTGSKHSTYERSPWMFGLIALLQQLRQEHIPVFGICFGHQIMADAYGGLNAKSTKGWGVGSQQYKYETPDLPGCNASFVFHQDQVQTIPPEATRVGGSTHCENGVFVYSFPAISVQYHPEFSSEYTQALAKKFRGDLLSDYVSANALDSIAHLPVDATPVAKWVSQFFRTYCVT, translated from the coding sequence ATGTCTCAGCAGCCATTCCGGATTTGTATTCTGGAAAACGGACGAACCCCGGATGACTTGATCGATGAGTTTGGGTCGTACCCGAAGATGATCGACAAGTGGCTATCCCCTTTTCTTCCCGAAGCCACGTTTACCTACATATCGCCAGTGCGTGGAGAAAAGCTTCCTGCCCCTGGTGACTTCGATGGTTTTATCCTGACTGGCTCGAAACACAGTACCTATGAGCGCAGTCCATGGATGTTTGGCTTGATCGCACTCCTTCAACAGCTAAGACAGGAACACATACCCGTCTTCGGGATTTGCTTCGGCCATCAGATCATGGCAGATGCGTACGGCGGACTAAACGCAAAATCAACCAAGGGATGGGGTGTCGGCTCTCAGCAATACAAATATGAGACGCCTGACCTCCCAGGATGCAATGCCTCATTCGTTTTCCATCAAGATCAAGTTCAAACAATTCCGCCTGAAGCTACGCGCGTGGGCGGATCAACTCACTGCGAAAACGGGGTATTCGTCTATTCATTCCCAGCCATTTCCGTTCAGTACCACCCTGAGTTTTCCTCGGAATACACACAGGCACTGGCGAAAAAATTTCGAGGCGATCTTCTCAGCGACTACGTGTCAGCTAACGCCCTGGACTCCATCGCTCACCTCCCGGTCGATGCGACCCCAGTAGCGAAATGGGTTTCTCAGTTCTTCCGCACCTACTGCGTTACGTAA